The nucleotide window GCCGGTGCCGAGGACGCCGACCAGCGGAGCCGCCAGCGCGCCGACGCCGAACTGGACCGCGCCGAGCAGGGCCGCCGCGGTGCCGGCCGCCTCGCCGTGCCGCGAGAGCGCGAGCGCCGGCGCGTTCGGCAGCGCCAGGCCGGCCGAGGCGAGGACCGCCCAGAGCGGCACGAGCACCGCGGGCAGGCCACCGAAGCCGGTGGCGGCGACCAGGAGCAGCACCAGGCCCGCGACGGCGCCGCCGGCGAGCGCGGAGATCAGGATCTGCGACGGCGACCAGCGGCGCAGCAGCCGCACGTTGAGCTGGGTTGCCGTGATCAGGCCGACCGCGCCGGCGCCGAACACGAAGCCGAACTGCTGCTCGCTGAGGTGGTATTGCTCCTGGAAGACGAACGACGAGCCCGAGACGTAGGCGAACAGGGCGGCCATCGCCAGCCCGGCCACCAGGATCAGTCCGACGTAGGTCCGGTCGGCGAGGAGCCGGCCGTAGTCGCGGACCGTGCCGACCACGCCGCCGTTGCGCCGCCGCGCGACCGGCAGCGTCTCCGGCAGGCCCAGCGCGGTCACCGTCAGGATCGCGATGCCGAAGAGCGCCAGCACGACGAAGACGCCGCGCCAGGACGTCCAGTTCAGCGTGATGCCGCCGAGCGTCGGCGCGAGGATCGGCGCGGCGCCCATGACGAGCATGAGGCGGGACAGCAGCTTGGCCGCGGCGAGCCCGGTGAACAGGTCGCGGACGACGGCCATCGCGACGACCGCGGCCGCGGCGGCGCCGAGGCCCTGGAGGACCCGCAGCGTGCCGAGGACGGCGAGGTTCGGCGCGATGACGCAGAGGATCGACGCCGCGATGTGCACGGCGATCCCGGCGAGCAGCGGCGCACGGCGGCCGACGGCGTCGGAGACCGGGCCGATCAGCAACTGGCCGAGCGCGAGGCCGGCCAGGGTCCCGGTGAGGGTGAGCTGAACCGCGGCGGCGGTGGTGTGCAGGTCGTCGGTGATCGTCGGCAGTGACGGCAGGTACATGTCGATGGTGAGCGGGCCGAGGGCGATGAGGAAGCCGAGCACCAGCACGAGCCGCAGCCGCTCGCGGGGGGACATGAGCTCCCCGGGTGTCTGCGCCGCTCGTGTTCCGGGGCGTTCGGGCGCCTGGGTCATGGTGGGTCCCATCCGTGGTCCGGGTCGGTCGGGTAAAGCGTCCGACACGGGTACGACAAGTTCACGGGCGTGCGCAGGATTCCCAGGAATGCAATTTGGTGTCGCCTGTCACATCAATCGAAATCGCGGTATTGCGGGCCGGTGAAAAGCCCGACCGGATTATGGAAATTCGGTTGACTGGCCGGCTCGGGACCGGGTCGGAACGACGTCGCCCCGGTGCGGGTCGCCGGGTGCTGCCAGCCCGCCCTCCCGCCGGACGTCGGGCATGACGCCCCACGCGCGACTCGTCACGCCCGGGAGAATGGTAGTTGCCGTGAACAATTATCCCGGACCGAAAACCCGCCGATCGCGGACGGTGCGATCGGCGGGCCGTCACGGTTCGGTCAGCCGCGCCGCCATTTCTGGTTCAGGGTGCCGGCGCAGTCCCAGATCTGGATCCTGGCGCCGTCGTTGCCGTTCCAGTCCCTGATGTCGAGGCACTTGTTCGCCTGCGGGTTGACCAGGTCGCCCGCGGCCGAGAGCACGAACTGCTGCGCCGGGTTCCCGTTGCAGCCGACGATCTGAATGATCGTGCCGTTGGTGGTCGATCCCCACGGAACGTCCATGCACTTGTTGTTCGACGTCAGCAGCGTGCCGTTCACGGACGTCCACTTCTGCGCGCCGGTGCCGTTGCAGCCCCACATTTGCAGCAGCACGCCGTCGGAGAAGTTCGAGTTCGGCACGTCGATGCACTTGTTGTTCCAGTTGCTGACGAGCGAGCTCGCGCCGCCGCCACCGCCGCTGGTGGTCAAAGAGAGGCCGTAGACGCCGAGAATCTCGTTGACGGGCTGGAACCACATCGTGCCGCCGGACGAGCAGTTGCCGGTGCCGCCGGAGGTGACGCCCTGTGCCTGGTTGCCGGAGATCCAGGAGCCGCCGGAGTCGCCCGGCTCGGCGCACGCGTTGCTGCGGCTGAGGCCGGAGACGGCGCCCTGCGAGTACACGATCGTTTCGTTGCGGCCCAGGATCGTGCCGCAGCGCCAGCCGGTGGTCCGGCCGGAGCGGCAGACCGAGCTGCCGACGGCGGCGTCCTGCGAGCCGGCCACGATCACGTTGCCGCCCGCGTAGTTGTTCACCCACGGCTGGGGCGTCCAGTTGGCGTTCGTCCGGATCCACGAGTAGTCGTTGCCCGGGAACGACGAGCCGGCGAACGTGCCCTGCGAGACGTTGTTGTAGCCGAGGGTCGGGCTGTTCACGCCGCCGCAGTGGCCGGCGCTGACGAAGCCGCCCGCGACGGCGAAGCCGACCGAGCAGAGCGTGTTGCCGTTGATCACGTACTGGTCGCCGCCGCGGATGTCGTACATCGGCCTCGGCGCCTCGGGGGCGTCGACGACGGTGACCGCGCCGGCGCCGCTGTCCTGGGCGAACCGTCGCGCGGCGGCGGCGCCGCCGGGCCGGGCCATGACGACGAGGCGGTTGGCGGCGACGTCGACGTACCAGCCGCGTACCGCGGTGCCCTTCGCGCCGGCGGCGTTGCGGTCCAGCCGCGTGCGGGCCGCGGCGAGGTCGGCGGCGCCGCGCGCGACGATCTTGACGTTGGCGCCCTCCGCGCGCACGGCGGCGGCCGTCGCCGGGTCGGTGACCGCGACGGTGAGCCGCTCGGCGCCGGCCGGGATCCAGGCGCCGGCGAAGGCCTTGCCGAGCTTGGCGCGCAGTCGCCGCTCGACGACCGGTGCCGCCGCCTCGGTGGCGAGGCGGGCCGCGATCTGGTCGTCGGTGAGCCGCAGGTCGCGGCGCATCGCGGCGACCATGCCGGGCGCCATGTCGAACCGGGCGGCCGCGGCGGGTTCGGTGGGTGCCGGCGTCTCCGCGGCGAAACCTGTTAACGGGAAGAGGCCGAGGGTGGTCACCGCGACGGCGGCGACACCGAGCAGCTTGATGGGACGTGACATGGGGATCCTTCCGCTGACCGGGGGAAACTCAGTGGGAAGGAGAGCGCTCTCTGGATCGGAGTCTGTCGATATTTAGTAATTCTGTCAAGAAACTTCAATGATTATTGTCCACCGATGTCAGGTCGCGACGCGGCGTCACGCCGTCGCGTTCCGTGCTAGCTTGGAGGGGTTGTCGTTCCGATTTCTCATATTTACCAGAGCCTGGTGGGTATCCGAACCCTCCAGGCTTTTGTCGTATGAGTCCGGTTTCCTGATCTTTACGGGCGGCGACGGAGTTCGCGAGGTGCGAACTCCTTGTGGTTGCGAAAGGGCTTGACATGGCTGTCGGCACAGTGAAGTGGTTCAACGCGGACAAGGGCTTCGGTTTCATCACCCAGGACGGTGGTGCTCCGGACGTGTTCGCACACTTCTCCGCCATCGCCTCCGACGGATACCGCACTCTCGAGGAGAACCAGCGGGTTGAGTTCGACGTCGAGCAGGGCCAGAAGGGCCTGCAGGCAGCGAACATCCGTCCCATCTGACGTACGTCACGAGGGCCGTGCCTCCCGCGTTGAGCGGGAAGCGCGGCCCTCGGTCGTCTCCCTTACGGAAAAGAGTGGTGTGAAGACGTACTCCGGAGCGCCCTACGCGGTCGTGACCCACAGCCCCCTCCAGCGACGCCTGCTGCGTAACGCCTCGTTCCCCGCGCGGGCGCCGCAGCAGGACGCCCTGAAGATGACCCCCGTGCCCATGGTTCCGGAGGTACATCTGTTCCTCGCCGAGGACTCGGTGCTGCTCTGGGCCCGGCTCGAGACCGAGGCGGGCGGGCCGCTGCCGGCGCCGTACTGGGCGACGGCCTGGCCGGGCGGGCAGGCACTCGCCCGCTACGTCCTGGACCACCCGGAGCTCGTCGAGGGCCGCAGCGTCCTTGACCTCGCCTCCGGCTCCGGGCTGGTCGCCATCGCCGCCGCGCAGGCCGGCGCCGCCGAGGTGACCGCCAACGACACCGACGCGTACGCCATCGCCGCGATCCAGGCGAACGCGAACGCCAACGGCGAGCGGATCGCGACCGTCGTGGACGACCTCACCGGCGGCGACGGCGAGGGCGCCGAGGTGATCCTCGCCGGCGACTGCCTCTACAACGCCGACGTCGCGGCCAAGATGCTGCCCTTCATCGGCCGCGCCATGAACCGCGGCGCGACAGTGCTGCTCGGCGACCCCGGCCGCGGGTACGCCCCGGACGGGTTCCTGCGCACCCTGGCGACCTACCAGGCGGCGACCCTCGGCGCGCAGGAGGACGGCCAGCGCGACCAGACCAGCGTGCTGACCCCGGCCGCGGTCGCCCTCACGAGCTGACCTTTGCTCGCCGGATCCCGGTCGGACGTGCGAGGCTGAGCGCTGACGCGTGCGACCGGGGGTGTCATTGGTGGGCATGATCAAAGTGGTCGGGCTGGTCCTGCATCCGAGACGGGACTGCGGATCCGCCATCGACGCCATCGTGCGGTGGGCGGCGGCGCATGACGTGACCGTGCTCGGGGTGCATGACGAGATCAACCGGATCGACTGCGACGCCGTCGCGGTCTCCGCCGAGGAGATGGTCGAGCGCGCCGGGCTGCTGGTCAGCCTCGGCGGCGACGGCACCATGCTGCGCACCATGCGTCTGGTCGAGGGCCGCAAGACGCCCGTGCTCGGCGTCAACGTCGGCCGGCTCGGCTTCCTCGCCGAGGTCGACCTGCCCGACCTGCCCGGCGCCCTGTCGTCGATAGACGAGCACCGGTTCACCATCGAGGCACGCACCGCGGTGCGTGCCGTGCTGCCCGGCGGCGAAGAGGTGTCGGCGTTCAACGACATCGCCCTGGTCCGGGTGCCCG belongs to Amorphoplanes digitatis and includes:
- a CDS encoding cold-shock protein; the encoded protein is MAVGTVKWFNADKGFGFITQDGGAPDVFAHFSAIASDGYRTLEENQRVEFDVEQGQKGLQAANIRPI
- a CDS encoding multidrug effflux MFS transporter; amino-acid sequence: MSPRERLRLVLVLGFLIALGPLTIDMYLPSLPTITDDLHTTAAAVQLTLTGTLAGLALGQLLIGPVSDAVGRRAPLLAGIAVHIAASILCVIAPNLAVLGTLRVLQGLGAAAAAVVAMAVVRDLFTGLAAAKLLSRLMLVMGAAPILAPTLGGITLNWTSWRGVFVVLALFGIAILTVTALGLPETLPVARRRNGGVVGTVRDYGRLLADRTYVGLILVAGLAMAALFAYVSGSSFVFQEQYHLSEQQFGFVFGAGAVGLITATQLNVRLLRRWSPSQILISALAGGAVAGLVLLLVAATGFGGLPAVLVPLWAVLASAGLALPNAPALALSRHGEAAGTAAALLGAVQFGVGALAAPLVGVLGTGATGMALVIAGGMIGANVVLLLVVRPWRLPVEAAEPALAAAH
- a CDS encoding class I SAM-dependent methyltransferase, producing MKTYSGAPYAVVTHSPLQRRLLRNASFPARAPQQDALKMTPVPMVPEVHLFLAEDSVLLWARLETEAGGPLPAPYWATAWPGGQALARYVLDHPELVEGRSVLDLASGSGLVAIAAAQAGAAEVTANDTDAYAIAAIQANANANGERIATVVDDLTGGDGEGAEVILAGDCLYNADVAAKMLPFIGRAMNRGATVLLGDPGRGYAPDGFLRTLATYQAATLGAQEDGQRDQTSVLTPAAVALTS
- a CDS encoding ricin-type beta-trefoil lectin domain protein — translated: MSRPIKLLGVAAVAVTTLGLFPLTGFAAETPAPTEPAAAARFDMAPGMVAAMRRDLRLTDDQIAARLATEAAAPVVERRLRAKLGKAFAGAWIPAGAERLTVAVTDPATAAAVRAEGANVKIVARGAADLAAARTRLDRNAAGAKGTAVRGWYVDVAANRLVVMARPGGAAAARRFAQDSGAGAVTVVDAPEAPRPMYDIRGGDQYVINGNTLCSVGFAVAGGFVSAGHCGGVNSPTLGYNNVSQGTFAGSSFPGNDYSWIRTNANWTPQPWVNNYAGGNVIVAGSQDAAVGSSVCRSGRTTGWRCGTILGRNETIVYSQGAVSGLSRSNACAEPGDSGGSWISGNQAQGVTSGGTGNCSSGGTMWFQPVNEILGVYGLSLTTSGGGGGASSLVSNWNNKCIDVPNSNFSDGVLLQMWGCNGTGAQKWTSVNGTLLTSNNKCMDVPWGSTTNGTIIQIVGCNGNPAQQFVLSAAGDLVNPQANKCLDIRDWNGNDGARIQIWDCAGTLNQKWRRG